One Ricinus communis isolate WT05 ecotype wild-type chromosome 7, ASM1957865v1, whole genome shotgun sequence genomic region harbors:
- the LOC8279692 gene encoding uncharacterized protein LOC8279692 has protein sequence MSTKTVRLRSNKRKEIDDFDTVKSSQPAATKLHKPTVSQAGSGMLSEPIASNQLLAGYLAFEYLTKGTLCGQPFDPCQAEAVPGEVKPGVKDEEAQPNKENYTRYVEVSNLLKADGAQLAGVINPSQLARFFHM, from the coding sequence ATGAGTACTAAAACGGTGCGTTTGAGGTCAAATAAGCGCAAGGAGATCGACGACTTTGACACCGTAAAATCGTCTCAGCCAGCAGCGACAAAATTACATAAGCCGACAGTATCACAAGCCGGCTCGGGAATGCTATCTGAGCCGATTGCTTCTAATCAGCTTCTGGCCGGGTATTTAGCCTTCGAATACCTCACTAAGGGCACACTATGCGGTCAACCATTTGACCCCTGTCAAGCCGAAGCGGTGCCTGGGGAGGTTAAGCCGGGTGTGAAAGATGAAGAAGCCCAGCCGAATAAGGAAAATTATACAAGGTACGTGGAGGTATCCAATTTGTTGAAGGCAGATGGGGCTCAGTTAGCTGGCGTTATCAACCCGAGCCAGCTCGCTCGCTTCTTTCATATGTAA
- the LOC8279690 gene encoding long-chain-alcohol oxidase FAO2 isoform X1, translating to MRLELDYKQTARIWADYGRERERERERERESMEPKESCHPLLRGGIKKVNTYNHGFSSAQIQTLSAFCETLIPPLPVNNFSNELPFDKQKALLSFYKASGSEQPIPDEVAELMVNRGLKEVVLVVDFLLKVLSFRLGTLLLCGFMCLEWNWPFIHKFSEISLSKREDIVKRWAKQKYFFPLRVLFMAVKIFCSYTFFSRTDDNSENPAWEAIGYHKDTREKLTKSRKERPLEKGIVELANEDDLTLVKSLMQKGIQVTEDPDHNTYKIKCDVVIIGSGCGGGVAAAVLASSGQKVLVLEKGNYFVPEDYSSVEGPSMAELYESGGFLPTLNGKIMILAGSTVGGGSAINWSACIKTPDTVLKEWCVDYRIPLFGSPDYHYAMDVVQKRIGVTDNCSNEGFQNQVLRRGCENLGLKVDSVPRNSSADHYCGSCCYGCRTGDKKGTDSTWLVDAVGSGAVILTGTRAEKFILEEDHSGRSRKRCIGVIAKTSNTNVTKKLQIEARATISACGSLLTPPLMISSGLANPNIGRNLHLHPVIMAWGYFPEHISDLSGKIYEGGIITSVHKVVSEESKVCAILEAPALGPASYAALSPWVSGQDFKDKMVKYARTANLFALIRDQGSGEVKLEKKIKHRMSRSDNENLRIGLRQALRILVGAGAVEVGTYRSDGQRIECKGVKETDLEEFLDTVTASGGLTSKEEYWNMLFSAHQMSSCRMGATEEEGAVDENGESWEAKNLFVCDGSILPSAVGINPMITIQSTAYCISKRIAESMKKYY from the exons ATGAGATTAGAATTAGATTATAAACAAACAGCAAGAATCTGGGCTGATTAtggtagagagagagagagagagagag agagagagagagagagtatgGAGCCAAAAGAGAGCTGCCATCCATTGTTGAGAGGAGGGATAAAGAAAGTTAACACTTACAATCATGGTTTCTCTTCAGCTCAGATCCAAACACTATCTGCTTTTTGTGAAACTCTTATCCCTCCACTTCCAGTTAACAACTTCAGTAATGAACTCCCCTTTGACAAGCAAAAAGCTCTTCTTTCCTTCTATAAAGCTTCTGGGTCTGAACAGCCTATTCCTGATGAG GTTGCAGAGTTAATGGTTAACAGAGGTCTAAAGGAAGTTGTTTTGGTTGtggattttcttttgaagGTTCTATCTTTCAGATTGGGTACATTGTTGCTTTGTGGGTTTATGTGTTTGGAATGGAATTGGCCTTTCATTCACAAGTTCTCTGAAATTTCTTTATCAAAGAGAGAGGATATTGTCAAGAGATGGGCAAAGCAGAAGTACTTCTTTCCTTTAAGAGTGTTGTTCATGGCTGTCAAAATCTTCTGCTCCTACACCTTCTTCTCCAGG ACTGATGACAATTCAGAAAACCCAGCATGGGAAGCAATTGGATACCATAAAGACACAAGAGAAAAGTTGACAAAATCCAGAAAAGAGAGACCTCTAGAGAAGGGGATCGTAGAACTTGCAAATGAAGATGACTTGACTCTTGTCAAATCTCTCATGCAAAAAGGCATCCAAGTCACTGAAGATCCAGATCATAACACCTACAAGATCAAATGTGACGTTGTAATTATTGGTTCTGGTTGTGGTGGAGGAGTTGCAGCTGCAGTGCTTGCAAGTTCAGGCCAGAAAGTACTCGTCTTAGAGAAAGGGAACTACTTTGTGCCAGAAGATTATTCTTCAGTGGAAGGTCCTTCGATGGCTGAACTATACGAGTCTGGTGGATTTCTACCTACTCTCAATGggaaaattatgattttagctGGATCAACAGTGGGTGGAGGCTCAGCTATTAACTGGTCTGCCTGCATAAAGACACCAGATACTGTTCTTAAGGAATGGTGTGTGGATTATAGAATTCCACTTTTTGGGAGCCCTGACTACCATTATGCAATGGATGTTGTTCAAAAGAGAATTGGTGTTACAGATAATTGTTCCAATGAAGGATTTCAGAATCAAGTTCTTCGAAGAGGGTGTGAAAATCTTGGTTTGAAAGTTGATTCAGTTCCTAGGAATTCCTCTGCTGATCACTATTGCGGTTCATGCTGCTATGGCTGTAGAACAGGAGATAAGAAGGGAACTGACTCTACCTGGCTGGTCGATGCTGTAGGCAGCGGTGCCGTGATCCTAACAGGAACAAGAGCTGAGAAATTCATATTGGAGGAAGATCACAGTGGAAGGAGCAGGAAAAGATGCATAGGAGTGATTGCCAAAACTTCAAATACAAATGTTACTAAGAAGCTGCAAATTGAGGCTAGAGCAACAATTTCTGCATGTGGTTCCCTCTTGACTCCTCCTCTAATGATCTCTAGTGGGTTGGCGAATCCAAATATTGGCAGGAACCTTCATCTCCACCCAGTTATAATGGCTTGGGGATACTTTCCGGAGCACATATCAGATCTCAGTGGAAAAATATACGAGGGGGGAATCATCACATCTGTCCACAAAGTGGTCTCAGAGGAGTCCAAGGTCTGTGCCATTCTAGAAGCTCCAGCACTCGGGCCAGCTTCATATGCAGCATTGTCTCCATGGGTTTCAGGACAGGACTTTAAGGATAAGATGGTAAAGTATGCTAGAACTGCGAACCTATTTGCATTGATTAGAGATCAAGGTTCAGGAGAAGtgaaattagagaaaaaaattaagcacagAATGAGTCGGTCAGATAACGAAAATCTTAGAATTGGCTTGAGGCAAGCTTTGAGAATTTTAGTTGGTGCTGGAGCTGTGGAGGTGGGAACTTACCGGAGCGATGGCCAAAGAATCGAATGTAAAGGTGTTAAGGAGACAGATTTAGAGGAGTTCTTGGACACAGTGACAGCATCAGGGGGGTTAACATCAAAGGAGGAGTACTGGAACATGCTGTTTTCTGCACATCAGATGAGTAGTTGTAGGATGGGAGCTACAGAGGAAGAAGGAGCAGTTGATGAAAATGGTGAAAGCTGGGAGGCAAAGAACTTATTTGTTTGTGATGGGAGTATTCTACCAAGTGCTGTTGGGATCAATCCCATGATTACAATCCAATCAACAGCATACTGCATTTCCAAAAGGATAGCTGAATCCATGAAGAAATACTATTAG
- the LOC8279690 gene encoding long-chain-alcohol oxidase FAO2 isoform X2, translated as MEPKESCHPLLRGGIKKVNTYNHGFSSAQIQTLSAFCETLIPPLPVNNFSNELPFDKQKALLSFYKASGSEQPIPDEVAELMVNRGLKEVVLVVDFLLKVLSFRLGTLLLCGFMCLEWNWPFIHKFSEISLSKREDIVKRWAKQKYFFPLRVLFMAVKIFCSYTFFSRTDDNSENPAWEAIGYHKDTREKLTKSRKERPLEKGIVELANEDDLTLVKSLMQKGIQVTEDPDHNTYKIKCDVVIIGSGCGGGVAAAVLASSGQKVLVLEKGNYFVPEDYSSVEGPSMAELYESGGFLPTLNGKIMILAGSTVGGGSAINWSACIKTPDTVLKEWCVDYRIPLFGSPDYHYAMDVVQKRIGVTDNCSNEGFQNQVLRRGCENLGLKVDSVPRNSSADHYCGSCCYGCRTGDKKGTDSTWLVDAVGSGAVILTGTRAEKFILEEDHSGRSRKRCIGVIAKTSNTNVTKKLQIEARATISACGSLLTPPLMISSGLANPNIGRNLHLHPVIMAWGYFPEHISDLSGKIYEGGIITSVHKVVSEESKVCAILEAPALGPASYAALSPWVSGQDFKDKMVKYARTANLFALIRDQGSGEVKLEKKIKHRMSRSDNENLRIGLRQALRILVGAGAVEVGTYRSDGQRIECKGVKETDLEEFLDTVTASGGLTSKEEYWNMLFSAHQMSSCRMGATEEEGAVDENGESWEAKNLFVCDGSILPSAVGINPMITIQSTAYCISKRIAESMKKYY; from the exons atgGAGCCAAAAGAGAGCTGCCATCCATTGTTGAGAGGAGGGATAAAGAAAGTTAACACTTACAATCATGGTTTCTCTTCAGCTCAGATCCAAACACTATCTGCTTTTTGTGAAACTCTTATCCCTCCACTTCCAGTTAACAACTTCAGTAATGAACTCCCCTTTGACAAGCAAAAAGCTCTTCTTTCCTTCTATAAAGCTTCTGGGTCTGAACAGCCTATTCCTGATGAG GTTGCAGAGTTAATGGTTAACAGAGGTCTAAAGGAAGTTGTTTTGGTTGtggattttcttttgaagGTTCTATCTTTCAGATTGGGTACATTGTTGCTTTGTGGGTTTATGTGTTTGGAATGGAATTGGCCTTTCATTCACAAGTTCTCTGAAATTTCTTTATCAAAGAGAGAGGATATTGTCAAGAGATGGGCAAAGCAGAAGTACTTCTTTCCTTTAAGAGTGTTGTTCATGGCTGTCAAAATCTTCTGCTCCTACACCTTCTTCTCCAGG ACTGATGACAATTCAGAAAACCCAGCATGGGAAGCAATTGGATACCATAAAGACACAAGAGAAAAGTTGACAAAATCCAGAAAAGAGAGACCTCTAGAGAAGGGGATCGTAGAACTTGCAAATGAAGATGACTTGACTCTTGTCAAATCTCTCATGCAAAAAGGCATCCAAGTCACTGAAGATCCAGATCATAACACCTACAAGATCAAATGTGACGTTGTAATTATTGGTTCTGGTTGTGGTGGAGGAGTTGCAGCTGCAGTGCTTGCAAGTTCAGGCCAGAAAGTACTCGTCTTAGAGAAAGGGAACTACTTTGTGCCAGAAGATTATTCTTCAGTGGAAGGTCCTTCGATGGCTGAACTATACGAGTCTGGTGGATTTCTACCTACTCTCAATGggaaaattatgattttagctGGATCAACAGTGGGTGGAGGCTCAGCTATTAACTGGTCTGCCTGCATAAAGACACCAGATACTGTTCTTAAGGAATGGTGTGTGGATTATAGAATTCCACTTTTTGGGAGCCCTGACTACCATTATGCAATGGATGTTGTTCAAAAGAGAATTGGTGTTACAGATAATTGTTCCAATGAAGGATTTCAGAATCAAGTTCTTCGAAGAGGGTGTGAAAATCTTGGTTTGAAAGTTGATTCAGTTCCTAGGAATTCCTCTGCTGATCACTATTGCGGTTCATGCTGCTATGGCTGTAGAACAGGAGATAAGAAGGGAACTGACTCTACCTGGCTGGTCGATGCTGTAGGCAGCGGTGCCGTGATCCTAACAGGAACAAGAGCTGAGAAATTCATATTGGAGGAAGATCACAGTGGAAGGAGCAGGAAAAGATGCATAGGAGTGATTGCCAAAACTTCAAATACAAATGTTACTAAGAAGCTGCAAATTGAGGCTAGAGCAACAATTTCTGCATGTGGTTCCCTCTTGACTCCTCCTCTAATGATCTCTAGTGGGTTGGCGAATCCAAATATTGGCAGGAACCTTCATCTCCACCCAGTTATAATGGCTTGGGGATACTTTCCGGAGCACATATCAGATCTCAGTGGAAAAATATACGAGGGGGGAATCATCACATCTGTCCACAAAGTGGTCTCAGAGGAGTCCAAGGTCTGTGCCATTCTAGAAGCTCCAGCACTCGGGCCAGCTTCATATGCAGCATTGTCTCCATGGGTTTCAGGACAGGACTTTAAGGATAAGATGGTAAAGTATGCTAGAACTGCGAACCTATTTGCATTGATTAGAGATCAAGGTTCAGGAGAAGtgaaattagagaaaaaaattaagcacagAATGAGTCGGTCAGATAACGAAAATCTTAGAATTGGCTTGAGGCAAGCTTTGAGAATTTTAGTTGGTGCTGGAGCTGTGGAGGTGGGAACTTACCGGAGCGATGGCCAAAGAATCGAATGTAAAGGTGTTAAGGAGACAGATTTAGAGGAGTTCTTGGACACAGTGACAGCATCAGGGGGGTTAACATCAAAGGAGGAGTACTGGAACATGCTGTTTTCTGCACATCAGATGAGTAGTTGTAGGATGGGAGCTACAGAGGAAGAAGGAGCAGTTGATGAAAATGGTGAAAGCTGGGAGGCAAAGAACTTATTTGTTTGTGATGGGAGTATTCTACCAAGTGCTGTTGGGATCAATCCCATGATTACAATCCAATCAACAGCATACTGCATTTCCAAAAGGATAGCTGAATCCATGAAGAAATACTATTAG